In Maylandia zebra isolate NMK-2024a linkage group LG12, Mzebra_GT3a, whole genome shotgun sequence, a single genomic region encodes these proteins:
- the LOC112432933 gene encoding cobalamin binding intrinsic factor, which produces MKKPALLSAALLLLFFSGTSAQGNTNFRVQVNVPPTNIKTYNTSTAYRGSLFGGLTRLKYSNQGFNFQYIPHDDYGPFLQSVNGLAGNSSHYWQLLSGKTPLNVGMGCYLPTANEVVTLKYTKI; this is translated from the exons ATGAAGAAGcctgctctcctctctgcagccctgctgctgctgttttttagTGGGACATCAGCTCAGG GTAACACTAACTTCAGAGTGCAAGTGAATGTGCCACCCACTAACATTAAGACCTACAACACTTCTACTGCTTATAGAGGCAGCCTCTTCGGTGGACTGACGAGACTGAAATACTCAAACCAAGGCTTCAA CTTTCAGTACATACCACACGATGACTATGGACCATTCCTTCAGAGTGTAAATGGTTTGGCAGGAAATTCATCACACTACTGGCAACTGCTGAGTGGTAAAACCCCACTCAATGTTG gTATGGGATGTTACCTTCCAACTGCAAATGAAGTCGTCACCCTGAAATACACGAAAATTTAA